From a region of the Cherax quadricarinatus isolate ZL_2023a chromosome 77, ASM3850222v1, whole genome shotgun sequence genome:
- the Trhn gene encoding tryptophan 5-hydroxylase 1, whose product MSGSGKGLLGLWLYKTGEEWMLKDPLRLQKAARTQKPSVKPTSASASALESTSEEVYQPSHNSVVFNLKNQVGGLAKALEVFQDRGINVVHIESRKSRRRNSEYEIMVDIECDNSKMDDLTRLLQRQLSCLSLHDYDKGEDFPPPTPVSQESFDLSDMCPWFPRKISDLDNFQKVLMYGSDLDADHPGFKDPVYRKRRHYFYDLAMNYKFGQDIPRVEYTAEEISTWRTIFRELFRLYPAHACKEYNSNWPNLVKYCGYREDNIPQLADIDKYLKRTTGFSLRPVAGYLSPRDFLAGLAFRVFHCTQYIRHSSDPFYTPEPDCCHELLGHMPMLACPSFAQFSQEIGLASLGANDEDLQKIATLYFFTVEFGMCKEAGTLKVYGAGLLSSIGELRHSVSPAAKVEPFHPDTVCSVTCLVTTFQNQYFFTDTFEEAKEMLRDYVSRIQRPFGVRYNPYTQSVEILSNAEKIAALVSELRGDLCIVRNALQKIHEHDEDVNIENITSILTSALKTEDSTKT is encoded by the exons CTTCAGAAGGCTGCCAGGACTCAGAAACCTTCTGTTAAACCCACTTCAGCTTCAGCATCAGCACTGGAAAGCACCTCAGAGGAAGTGTACCAGCCCTCACACAACTCTGTGGTCTTTAACCTCAAGAACCAAGTAGGAGGCCTTGCCAAGGCTCTTGAAGTCTTCCAG GACCGGGGCATCAACGTGGTCCACATTGAGAGTCGTAAGTCCCGCCGTCGCAACTCGGAGTACGAGATCATGGTAGACATCGAGTGCGACAACTCTAAGATGGACGACCTGACGCGACTCCTGCAGCGACAGCTGTCGTGTCTGAGTCTACACGACTACGACAAGGGTGAGGACTTCCCACCGCCCACGCCCGTGAGTCAGGAGAGCTTCG ATTTGAGCGACATGTGTCCCTGGTTCCCACGCAAGATCAGTGACCTGGACAACTTTCAGAAAGTACTTATGTATGGTTCTGACCTGGACGCTGACCATCCT ggcttCAAAGATCCAGTTTACAGAAAGAGAAGACATTACTTCTACGATCTGGCTATGAACTACAAGTT TGGGCAAGACATACCCAGAGTGGAGTACACGGCGGAGGAGATAAgtacctg GCGTACTATCTTCAGAGAACTGTTCCGGCTGTACCCAGCACACGCCTGTAAGGAATACAACAGCAACTGGCCCAACCTCGTCAAATATTGCGGCTACAG AGAGGACAACATACCACAACTGGCAGACATCGACAAGTACCTCAAGC GTACAACCGGCTTCTCACTGCGTCCCGTGGCCGGATATCTCTCCCCTCGAGACTTCCTCGCCGGCCTCGCCTTCAGAGTCTTCCACTGTACCCAGTACATCCGCCACTCCTCTGATCCCTTCTACACTCCTGAACC TGACTGCTGTCATGAGCTACTGGGGCACATGCCCATGCTAGCTTGCCCATCTTTCGCCCAGTTCTCTCAGGAGATTGGTTTGGCATCTCTGGGTGCCAATGATGAGGATCTCCAGAAGATAGCAACG TTGTACTTCTTCACTGTTGAGTTCGGGATGTGTAAGGAG GCTGGAACACTCAAGGTGTACGGTGCTGGTCTACTCTCCAGCATAGGTGAACTACGACACTCTGTGTCACCTGCAGCTAAGGTAGAACCATTCCACCCTGACACTGTCTGCAGCGTCACCTGCCTCGTCACCACCTTCCAGAACCAGTACTTCTTTACTGACACTTTCGAGGAGGCTAAGGAGATGCTTAG GGACTACGTCTCAAGGATTCAGAGACCTTTTGGAGTGCGCTACAATCCTTACACTCAGAGCGTGGAAATCCTCAGCAATGCTGAGAAGATTGCTGCCTTGGTgtcagagctgagaggagaccTGTGTATCGTCAGGAACGCTCTGCAGAAGATCCAT GAACATGATGAAGATGTGAACATTGAGAACATCACCAGCATCTTAACATCAGCTCTCAAGACTGAAGACTCTACGAAGACTtaa